The Candidatus Atribacteria bacterium ADurb.Bin276 genomic interval TTGAAAAATATCGGGGGAAGTATATTTTATATAGCTTGGGAAATTTTCTTTTTGATCAGCATGGAGAAGAAGAAAAAGAAAGCATTATTTTTAGTTGTGATTTCGGAGAGGGAGGTTTGCTATTTCCCAATATTATTCCGATTGAAATTATCAATTATCAGACAAAATCAGCTTCTGAGGAGAAAGCTGGGAAAATTATTACTAAAATCCATCTGGTTTCAGACCAGGGAAAAATATTTTTTCAGAAAAATGACGATAAATATTATATTAAAGAAATAGAATAACCCCCATATTAACACTTCCTTTTTTAATTATTTGCTTTACCCGAGATAGTTTCAATATGTATATCAATTATAGCAACGTTCTGAAGATCATCTGGATCCATAGGGTTTAAATAATCATCGCGGCTATATTTTTTGATGAAGAGGTTTAGGGCTTCGTTTTTCAAATTCAAGTCGTCAAGGATATTTGCCTGACCAAAAACCAAAACACTCCAGTAATGTACTCCAAATTGGCAGGGTTTTTTTCCGGGTAGAAATTGGATGGGATGACTGACCTCGAAACAAATCCGAGAATTCTTTCGGATATTTT includes:
- a CDS encoding Pyridoxamine 5'-phosphate oxidase, which codes for MAKKWLTREDSIQYLNEAFYGHLATTSNNQPYLVPVNYVYHQNHLYIHSALQGQKLENIRKNSRICFEVSHPIQFLPGKKPCQFGVHYWSVLVFGQANILDDLNLKNEALNLFIKKYSRDDYLNPMDPDDLQNVAIIDIHIETISGKANN